One part of the Polyangiaceae bacterium genome encodes these proteins:
- a CDS encoding helix-turn-helix transcriptional regulator, translating into MQLSALGHPVRLKILRYVVQAGVEGAAAGDIQGYVDLPASTLSHHLKRLSEASLLLARSEGTFLYYTADYDVLRGLTDYLWEDCCRRGGKSKCC; encoded by the coding sequence ATGCAGCTCAGCGCCTTGGGCCACCCAGTGCGCCTGAAAATCCTGCGCTACGTGGTGCAAGCTGGCGTCGAAGGCGCCGCCGCCGGCGACATCCAAGGCTACGTCGACTTGCCCGCCTCCACCTTGAGCCATCACCTCAAGCGCCTGTCGGAAGCATCGCTGCTGCTTGCTCGCAGCGAAGGCACCTTTCTCTACTACACGGCGGACTACGACGTACTCCGCGGCCTCACCGACTACTTGTGGGAGGACTGCTGCCGTCGCGGCGGCAAGAGCAAGTGCTGCTGA
- a CDS encoding response regulator transcription factor, which translates to MAESAPVLRVYVADDHAVVRQGLLALLGHQTDFAVVGATDTASELLQQCTPGAWDLLVLDLALSGANDLQLLSALREKNPRGKVLIYTAQPEGPGAIRLLLAGADGYVTKSRSLDELLMAMRTIAKEGKYMSGALAQLLLEAGPDGSLDPLQELSERELMVLRRFAAGERTTEIATSLNIAPSTVSSHLKSLKRKLNVASNAELVRFAVKQGLISDEGD; encoded by the coding sequence ATGGCTGAGTCGGCGCCAGTCTTGAGGGTTTACGTCGCGGACGATCACGCGGTGGTGCGCCAAGGCCTGCTAGCGCTCCTCGGTCATCAGACGGACTTCGCGGTGGTTGGCGCGACGGATACCGCTTCGGAGCTATTGCAGCAATGCACCCCCGGCGCCTGGGACCTGCTGGTGCTCGACTTGGCTCTCTCGGGCGCGAATGACCTGCAGCTGCTCTCGGCTCTGCGTGAGAAGAATCCGCGGGGAAAAGTGCTGATCTACACGGCGCAACCCGAAGGCCCCGGCGCGATCCGTCTGCTGCTGGCTGGCGCTGACGGGTACGTGACCAAGAGTCGCTCCTTGGATGAGCTCTTGATGGCGATGCGCACCATCGCCAAAGAGGGCAAGTACATGTCGGGCGCCCTGGCGCAGCTGTTGCTCGAGGCGGGGCCCGATGGCTCCCTGGATCCGCTGCAAGAGCTCTCCGAGCGTGAGCTGATGGTGCTGCGTCGCTTTGCCGCGGGGGAGCGCACCACGGAGATCGCCACCTCGCTCAACATCGCGCCCTCCACGGTGAGCTCTCACCTGAAGAGCCTGAAGCGTAAGCTCAACGTCGCTTCCAACGCCGAGCTGGTGCGCTTCGCGGTGAAGCAAGGCCTGATCAGCGACGAAGGCGACTGA
- a CDS encoding response regulator → MSEATGADSADARQAEQPVKKGPGESVSDVPEAVIQAELEELLFANGVRMVLASMGACLVLGGAVFAAFRHVEALLWVGIVWLVGVSRIPIITARNRWKLSAQHGEAPPFRQYFLWQAAAFGLAWGSSAGLLQFDDPRVIYVAVLLVGATVNGAILALGPYPRALFAFVATLTLPWFGRILWEGPTALRLQALTALLYILALVGFIRRYHAMLRQSVAIRFQNQQLLERVKVEKRIAEEAGAAKTQFIAAASHDLRQPLHAIRLFLGALKSGPDEAQRARIVGQLEEATNSLAGLLDSLLDLSRADAGVIRARPASLDLQRLLHTMDVEWRAVAEQKGLRFRVKERALWVRSDPELLTTILRNLISNAIRYTQHGGILVGCRVDGQYVRVGVWDTGAGIPESEREAIFREFHQLGNPERNPERGLGLGLAIVQRFAGLLHHELEVQSVPGKGSYFGLKVPRARAERTHETATARARVELNGLRVLVVDDDVHARQAMDALLSSHGAQVYVAADAEQALKLAEQPLDWVVCDLRLPGEMDGIDLVEKLRSVRDPDGESTEYLEALIVTGDTAPTVLLDAYRRGLPIIHKPIQVDRLLSRLAQTARNAADPGQKEDEAAQDAGSGIDPAHG, encoded by the coding sequence ATGAGCGAAGCGACCGGGGCTGATTCGGCAGACGCGCGGCAAGCTGAGCAGCCTGTGAAGAAAGGGCCCGGCGAGTCGGTCAGCGACGTCCCGGAGGCGGTCATCCAAGCCGAGCTGGAGGAGCTCCTGTTCGCCAACGGCGTGCGCATGGTGCTGGCCAGCATGGGCGCCTGTTTGGTGTTGGGCGGTGCTGTGTTCGCGGCCTTCCGCCATGTCGAAGCGCTGCTCTGGGTCGGTATCGTGTGGCTCGTCGGGGTGAGTCGCATTCCGATCATTACCGCAAGGAACCGCTGGAAGCTGAGCGCTCAGCACGGTGAGGCTCCGCCGTTTCGGCAGTACTTCCTCTGGCAGGCGGCGGCGTTTGGCCTGGCTTGGGGCTCCTCCGCGGGGCTCTTGCAGTTCGATGACCCGCGCGTGATCTACGTTGCGGTGCTGCTGGTTGGCGCGACCGTGAACGGCGCCATCCTCGCGCTCGGGCCTTACCCCAGGGCGCTGTTTGCGTTCGTGGCGACGCTCACGCTCCCCTGGTTCGGGCGCATCCTGTGGGAAGGGCCCACAGCGCTGCGTCTCCAAGCGTTGACGGCGCTGCTCTACATCCTGGCGCTGGTCGGCTTCATCCGGCGCTACCACGCGATGTTGCGCCAGAGCGTCGCCATTCGTTTTCAGAACCAACAGTTGCTCGAGCGAGTGAAGGTTGAGAAGCGCATCGCGGAAGAGGCCGGCGCTGCCAAGACGCAGTTCATCGCTGCGGCGAGCCACGACTTGCGACAGCCGCTCCACGCCATTCGCTTGTTTTTAGGGGCGCTCAAGTCCGGGCCGGACGAGGCTCAACGAGCGCGCATCGTCGGTCAGCTCGAGGAGGCTACGAACTCTCTGGCCGGCCTGCTCGACTCGTTGCTCGATTTGTCCCGGGCTGACGCGGGGGTGATCCGCGCGCGACCTGCGTCCCTCGACTTGCAGCGCCTGCTCCACACCATGGATGTCGAGTGGCGCGCCGTCGCTGAGCAGAAGGGTTTGCGTTTCCGCGTGAAAGAACGCGCGCTGTGGGTGAGGAGCGATCCGGAGCTGCTCACGACCATCTTGCGCAACCTGATCTCGAACGCGATCCGCTACACCCAGCACGGCGGCATCCTCGTCGGTTGCCGCGTGGATGGGCAGTACGTGCGGGTCGGAGTTTGGGACACCGGGGCAGGGATCCCGGAGTCCGAACGCGAGGCGATCTTTCGTGAGTTCCATCAGCTCGGTAACCCGGAGCGCAACCCCGAGCGCGGGTTGGGCCTTGGGCTCGCCATCGTGCAGCGCTTCGCCGGGCTCCTGCACCACGAGCTCGAAGTGCAATCGGTGCCCGGCAAGGGCTCTTACTTCGGGCTGAAGGTGCCGCGCGCTCGCGCTGAGCGCACGCACGAGACGGCGACCGCCAGGGCGCGGGTGGAGCTGAACGGACTGCGGGTGCTGGTGGTCGACGACGATGTCCACGCGCGGCAGGCCATGGACGCGCTGTTGTCCAGCCACGGTGCCCAGGTGTACGTCGCCGCGGACGCCGAGCAGGCGCTGAAGCTGGCTGAGCAGCCTCTGGACTGGGTGGTCTGCGACTTGCGACTCCCTGGGGAAATGGATGGCATCGATCTGGTGGAGAAGCTGCGCAGCGTGCGCGACCCCGACGGGGAGTCGACGGAGTACCTCGAAGCGCTGATCGTCACCGGGGATACCGCGCCGACGGTGCTCCTCGACGCATACCGTCGTGGTTTGCCCATCATCCACAAGCCAATTCAGGTCGATCGCCTGCTCTCCCGACTTGCCCAAACCGCCAGGAACGCCGCGGACCCGGGCCAAAAGGAGGATGAGGCTGCTCAAGACGCCGGTTCTGGTATAGACCCGGCGCATGGCTGA
- a CDS encoding general secretion pathway protein GspC has protein sequence MNADKWLKKYFTGVVLGLLSVAAYLQAAGGSALIGSWLFGVDAQALSALPPNAAKANEGADAKLASADPILARNAFDSVTGPLLGGGEEEPEVVDSAAGPVSPLEAPACSGLTVSIVSESPDPLWSLAAIREASDPVPAMRRVGERVGDLTIAYIGQNPLKKTPAVWLDSGSTLCQVTLFGQPDAPAAAPRESAAPKLGRPSKGTLPKDIADEIRKISETEFEVDRSVVDKVIAEQSVLMGSVRIAPMGGGKGAGIQMTGIRPDTLLGTLGMKSGDQLESINGFDLSSPEVALQAYARLRTADSLKLQLKRGGSPVTIDIRIK, from the coding sequence ATGAACGCGGACAAGTGGCTGAAGAAGTACTTTACGGGCGTGGTGCTCGGCTTGCTCAGCGTCGCGGCGTACTTGCAAGCGGCTGGGGGCTCGGCGCTGATTGGCAGCTGGCTGTTTGGGGTCGATGCCCAGGCGCTGAGCGCGCTACCTCCGAACGCGGCCAAGGCGAATGAAGGTGCCGATGCCAAGTTGGCAAGTGCGGACCCCATCTTGGCGCGGAATGCCTTCGACTCGGTGACGGGGCCGTTGCTTGGTGGGGGAGAGGAAGAGCCGGAGGTCGTGGATAGTGCGGCGGGGCCGGTCAGTCCCCTCGAGGCGCCTGCTTGCAGTGGGCTGACGGTGTCCATCGTCTCGGAGTCGCCGGATCCGTTGTGGTCCCTCGCGGCGATCCGCGAGGCAAGCGATCCGGTGCCGGCGATGCGCCGTGTCGGCGAGCGCGTGGGCGATCTGACGATTGCGTACATCGGCCAGAACCCACTCAAGAAGACTCCCGCGGTGTGGCTCGATTCCGGCAGCACGCTCTGCCAGGTCACGTTGTTTGGTCAGCCCGATGCGCCAGCTGCAGCGCCGCGGGAGAGTGCGGCTCCGAAGTTGGGGCGGCCCAGTAAGGGGACGCTGCCGAAAGACATCGCTGACGAGATCCGCAAGATTTCCGAGACAGAGTTCGAAGTCGACCGCAGCGTGGTCGATAAGGTGATCGCCGAACAGAGTGTGCTAATGGGCTCCGTGCGCATCGCCCCGATGGGCGGTGGCAAGGGCGCCGGCATCCAGATGACCGGTATCCGTCCGGATACGCTGCTCGGCACTCTGGGGATGAAGAGCGGCGATCAACTGGAGAGCATCAACGGCTTCGACCTGAGCAGCCCAGAGGTTGCGCTGCAGGCTTACGCTCGCCTGCGCACCGCGGACAGCCTCAAGCTGCAGCTGAAGCGCGGTGGCTCTCCGGTGACCATCGACATCCGAATCAAGTAG
- a CDS encoding DUF2247 family protein: MSPTQHSFDLPAELVLSVPWTWQSLAWGLQKGLIGRVVAIQAATRLLAQGEPASAEVVELAGCAIDDPLVEQLVTRLARDQAEAGAVDEPWLYLVLRWVYDNQTRFADPLQVVDEVYADFDYPAAISSFVRYMPSDSPDLGGEGNTRHLYARWLRFLEEEERRLTGVLEP; this comes from the coding sequence ATGAGCCCAACGCAGCACAGTTTCGACTTGCCCGCTGAACTCGTTCTGAGCGTGCCGTGGACGTGGCAGAGCCTCGCGTGGGGACTCCAAAAGGGACTGATCGGTCGCGTCGTGGCGATTCAGGCTGCGACTCGACTGCTGGCACAGGGCGAGCCGGCTTCCGCCGAGGTTGTCGAGCTCGCGGGGTGTGCGATAGACGATCCGCTGGTGGAGCAGCTAGTGACCCGTCTCGCTAGAGATCAGGCCGAGGCAGGCGCCGTCGACGAACCTTGGCTCTACCTGGTGCTGCGCTGGGTCTACGACAATCAAACCCGCTTCGCCGATCCGCTCCAAGTCGTGGACGAAGTGTACGCAGACTTTGACTACCCCGCTGCGATCTCGAGCTTCGTTCGGTATATGCCGTCGGACTCGCCCGATCTCGGCGGAGAGGGCAACACGCGGCACCTATACGCACGCTGGCTTCGATTCCTCGAGGAAGAAGAACGGAGATTGACGGGAGTGCTAGAGCCGTGA
- a CDS encoding protein phosphatase 2C family protein — protein sequence MTFEYAIQRDSFRSTERSEDRVFAKRVGDGLVVAVADGAGGTPGRAAAAEHAITSLERALAEPHFDPFQLRGWVAFMRSLDQELDGRRLGGETTLVVVAINPSGACFGASAGDSSAAILDHGDLLHLAGPTRHAYRARIGSGRAHPAGFGLAHLGGPLIVASDGLFHYAASQAIAAAIESFPEDIDRAIRGVLDTARLPSGELQDDVAVVLVRPH from the coding sequence GTGACCTTCGAATATGCCATCCAGCGCGATTCGTTCCGCTCTACGGAGCGCTCGGAGGATCGTGTGTTCGCCAAGCGAGTGGGCGATGGACTGGTGGTCGCCGTGGCAGACGGCGCTGGAGGCACGCCGGGGAGAGCGGCAGCAGCGGAACACGCGATCACGAGCCTCGAGCGAGCGCTCGCGGAACCACACTTCGATCCATTTCAACTGCGCGGCTGGGTGGCGTTCATGCGCAGCTTGGATCAGGAGCTCGACGGACGCAGGTTGGGGGGAGAGACCACCTTGGTAGTCGTTGCGATCAACCCAAGCGGTGCGTGCTTCGGAGCCAGCGCAGGGGACTCTTCGGCGGCCATTTTAGACCACGGCGACCTGTTGCACCTGGCGGGTCCAACGCGCCACGCGTATCGCGCGCGGATCGGCAGCGGCCGCGCTCACCCAGCGGGCTTTGGGCTCGCCCATCTGGGTGGGCCGCTCATCGTCGCTAGCGATGGCTTGTTCCACTACGCGGCGTCCCAGGCGATCGCCGCGGCCATCGAATCTTTCCCTGAGGATATCGATCGGGCGATTCGCGGCGTGCTGGACACTGCGCGGTTGCCTTCAGGAGAACTACAGGACGACGTGGCCGTCGTCCTGGTGCGCCCCCACTGA
- a CDS encoding response regulator transcription factor, producing the protein MRVFIVEDDRRLLESVAVLLDGEPTMQVSGRVSTTAEALAALPESNSDILLTDLGLPDGSGVDLIRAAKRELPRLEIMAFTVFEDRDTVFAALKAGASGYLLKGSSPRELLEALGSLAQGGAPMSPRIARAVVLEFREEVAADPECSLTPRERDVLSGIDEGYSYKEIAQQLGLSPNTVHGYVKSMYEKLHARGRREALIEARRRGLV; encoded by the coding sequence ATGCGCGTGTTCATCGTCGAGGATGATCGCCGCCTCCTCGAGAGCGTAGCGGTGCTGTTGGATGGCGAGCCAACGATGCAAGTCAGCGGTCGCGTGAGCACCACCGCCGAGGCGCTGGCGGCGCTACCGGAGTCGAATAGCGACATCTTGCTGACCGATCTGGGATTGCCCGACGGCTCCGGCGTCGACTTGATCCGTGCGGCAAAGCGCGAGCTGCCGCGCCTCGAGATCATGGCGTTCACCGTGTTCGAGGATCGCGACACGGTGTTTGCTGCGCTGAAAGCGGGGGCCTCTGGCTACCTGCTCAAGGGGTCCAGCCCCCGGGAGCTTCTGGAAGCCCTCGGCAGTTTGGCGCAAGGTGGAGCGCCGATGAGTCCTCGTATCGCACGCGCTGTGGTGCTCGAGTTCCGTGAGGAGGTTGCGGCAGATCCCGAGTGCTCCCTCACCCCCCGAGAACGCGACGTATTATCGGGTATCGACGAGGGATATTCCTACAAGGAAATAGCCCAGCAGCTTGGATTGAGCCCAAATACCGTGCACGGCTACGTGAAGAGCATGTACGAGAAGCTGCACGCACGGGGGCGTCGAGAGGCGCTGATCGAAGCCAGGCGTCGCGGCCTCGTCTGA
- a CDS encoding glutathione S-transferase N-terminal domain-containing protein, with protein MKLYFSPLACSMATRIALYEAGVEAEFVEVDARAKRTLKEDGDYLQVNPLGLVPVLEEDDGRLLKENMAVLQRVARLDSGKHLAPTGDDAQAELQQWLSFVSTELHKGVFSLLFDRKAAPEVKAYALGKAESRLDYLAGYLEGREFLLSDFSVADAYLVTVLNWFAATPVDLGRWPALKAYFSRLRQRPSVSKAMGEERVLYGDYLRKYDELTPQMAQVLGVA; from the coding sequence ATGAAGCTGTATTTCTCACCGCTCGCTTGTTCCATGGCGACTCGCATCGCGCTCTACGAGGCGGGTGTCGAAGCCGAGTTCGTTGAGGTCGATGCGCGCGCCAAGCGCACGTTGAAGGAAGATGGGGACTACCTGCAGGTGAATCCTCTGGGGTTGGTGCCTGTGCTGGAAGAGGACGACGGGCGTCTCCTCAAAGAGAACATGGCGGTGCTGCAACGCGTGGCGCGTCTGGATAGTGGCAAACACCTTGCTCCCACTGGGGACGACGCTCAAGCCGAGCTCCAGCAGTGGCTGTCATTCGTCAGCACGGAGCTCCACAAGGGCGTGTTCTCGCTGCTCTTCGACCGCAAAGCAGCGCCCGAGGTGAAGGCGTATGCGCTCGGCAAAGCCGAGTCTCGCCTCGACTACCTTGCTGGTTACCTGGAAGGGCGTGAGTTTCTGTTGAGCGACTTCAGTGTGGCTGATGCCTACCTGGTGACGGTGCTCAATTGGTTTGCTGCAACTCCCGTCGACCTGGGGCGCTGGCCAGCGCTCAAGGCTTACTTCTCGAGGCTGCGTCAGCGCCCGTCCGTTTCGAAGGCGATGGGCGAAGAGCGTGTGCTGTACGGCGATTATCTGCGGAAATATGACGAGCTGACCCCGCAGATGGCGCAGGTGCTAGGGGTCGCCTAG
- a CDS encoding LysR family transcriptional regulator, with product MNTKPRLEVRDLELVLALASTGSTVAAAERLHITQSAVSRALILAEERIGVQLFERKRRGLLPTHAGERLIGGAGRLLEQWVELERQITAPPIAPQRLKLVCQCYTAYRWLPSTLARLPESLSNLDVQLAVEHTEDPLAALKTRKVDIALLASSNAPAPLRELPLFHDEIVFLVADNHPLAKQKTLTSKDLLGHTLISSTQTPQAEASWFMRQVFGARQPRLKYLRFPLTEAVIDATRAGLGVAALSGWIVEPYLDDGLCILRLRGKPLRRSWTMAFPAEYESAARGLASALLAAAPEPHPRRLSRGSRASKSAVV from the coding sequence GTGAACACCAAACCTCGCCTGGAGGTCCGCGATCTGGAGTTGGTGCTCGCTCTCGCGTCTACAGGCAGCACGGTCGCGGCGGCGGAGCGTCTGCACATCACGCAGTCGGCGGTCAGCCGAGCGCTTATCCTCGCGGAAGAGCGTATCGGCGTTCAGCTATTCGAACGCAAGCGTCGGGGCCTCCTGCCAACCCACGCAGGTGAGCGACTGATCGGAGGAGCCGGTCGCCTGCTGGAGCAATGGGTGGAGCTCGAGCGCCAGATCACGGCGCCGCCGATTGCTCCCCAACGCCTGAAGCTCGTGTGCCAGTGCTACACCGCTTACCGGTGGCTCCCGAGCACCCTGGCGCGCCTGCCGGAGTCGCTCTCGAACCTGGATGTGCAGCTCGCGGTGGAGCACACCGAGGACCCCCTCGCAGCGCTCAAAACGCGCAAAGTCGACATCGCCCTGCTCGCGTCTTCGAACGCCCCCGCTCCCCTCCGCGAGTTGCCGCTGTTTCACGATGAAATCGTGTTCCTGGTCGCTGACAACCACCCCCTGGCGAAGCAAAAGACCCTCACCAGCAAAGACTTACTGGGCCACACGCTGATTTCCTCGACTCAGACGCCCCAGGCCGAGGCCAGCTGGTTCATGCGCCAAGTGTTCGGAGCGCGCCAACCCAGACTCAAATACCTGCGCTTCCCGCTGACCGAGGCCGTGATCGACGCGACCCGAGCCGGTCTGGGGGTCGCGGCGCTGTCCGGCTGGATTGTGGAGCCCTACCTGGATGACGGCCTTTGCATACTGCGGCTACGGGGCAAGCCCCTGCGCCGCTCCTGGACCATGGCTTTCCCCGCGGAATATGAGAGCGCTGCTCGCGGGCTCGCGTCGGCGCTACTCGCGGCCGCGCCAGAGCCCCATCCGCGCAGGCTAAGCCGGGGAAGCCGCGCCTCGAAATCAGCCGTTGTGTAG
- a CDS encoding glycogen debranching enzyme family protein: MSAMDTSEVLTTSLSASGACREALLALEWLETNGLGGFASSSVAGANTRKYHGLLVSRTPEPHLLLSKLDPTLISAGQRIELGTNLFPGVVHPRGFESVTSFSASPFPRWRYALKQGTFERAVMMPRGEDAVLLRFSLSVDAAPCELELTPLLAFRGLHRLTQENFAFRARVFAEGPRHKISPYEGMVDLYFEHADGEALEFFPGPHWHYRFEYPREQERGYDFREDLFCPGLFEISLKPGESFTLRVGTQPSERTPSEAWQQELARREARDAHYSRLPAGFAELSARSEDFVVNTPSGLAIQAGYPWFECWGRDAMIAVPGLCFETGRLSEGTQVLRTFASQARSGLIPNFLNPRGEHAYNSVDASLWFGWAVGELLRLGEPQRLGHSAEARAFLPALEQIVDAVLRKSTPGLWLQDSGLVWSEAQLTWMDAKVHGVPVTPRRGLAVEINALWIHLLDLVVRLSDEPNPRLAELVALRDRAQATFAPTFWLPELGYLADVVELHDQGSTQDVSLRPNQLLAVSLEGPALVSDEQARSLVAQVREHLVTPFGLRTLAPESAAYCPHYAGPQEERDGAYHQGTVWPWLVGHFVAAALKSAAEPSVVAAELSQTFAPLIDKHLSEYGVGSIAEIFDGSAPHSPNGCIAQAWSVGELIRAHVWLSRSLHPHPQNQSQSHRNQQGATAEAG, translated from the coding sequence ATGTCAGCCATGGATACCTCCGAAGTCCTCACCACCTCCCTCTCCGCCTCTGGCGCCTGTCGCGAGGCGCTGCTCGCGCTGGAGTGGCTCGAGACCAACGGCCTCGGCGGCTTCGCCTCCTCCAGCGTCGCCGGCGCGAACACCCGCAAGTACCACGGGCTGCTGGTGAGTCGGACGCCTGAGCCACACCTCTTGCTCTCCAAGCTGGACCCCACGCTTATCTCCGCAGGGCAACGCATCGAGCTTGGCACCAATCTATTCCCCGGCGTGGTCCACCCCCGGGGCTTCGAGAGCGTCACGAGCTTCTCGGCTTCACCCTTCCCGCGCTGGCGCTACGCCCTGAAGCAAGGCACGTTCGAGCGCGCGGTGATGATGCCTCGGGGGGAAGACGCGGTCCTGCTGCGCTTCTCGCTCAGCGTGGACGCAGCGCCCTGCGAGCTCGAGCTGACTCCCCTGTTGGCTTTCCGCGGGCTGCATCGGCTCACCCAAGAGAACTTCGCGTTTCGAGCGCGTGTGTTCGCGGAAGGTCCCCGCCACAAGATCAGCCCCTACGAGGGCATGGTGGACCTGTACTTCGAGCACGCTGACGGCGAAGCGCTCGAGTTCTTCCCCGGGCCCCACTGGCACTACCGCTTCGAGTATCCCCGGGAGCAAGAGCGCGGCTATGATTTCCGCGAGGACTTGTTCTGCCCTGGGCTGTTCGAGATCAGCCTGAAGCCGGGTGAGAGCTTCACGTTGCGCGTCGGCACCCAGCCAAGCGAGCGCACCCCAAGCGAGGCGTGGCAGCAGGAGCTCGCGCGACGCGAAGCTCGCGACGCCCACTACTCGCGCCTGCCCGCTGGTTTCGCCGAGCTATCAGCGCGCAGTGAGGACTTCGTCGTCAACACTCCCTCAGGCTTGGCGATTCAAGCCGGTTACCCCTGGTTCGAGTGCTGGGGTCGCGACGCCATGATCGCGGTGCCTGGCTTGTGCTTCGAGACAGGACGCCTGAGCGAAGGCACCCAGGTGCTCCGCACCTTTGCCAGTCAGGCCCGCTCCGGCTTGATCCCCAACTTTCTGAATCCGCGCGGAGAACACGCCTACAACTCCGTCGATGCGTCTCTGTGGTTTGGCTGGGCGGTCGGTGAGTTGCTGCGCTTGGGAGAGCCGCAGCGCCTGGGGCACAGCGCGGAGGCGCGCGCCTTCCTGCCCGCGCTGGAACAGATCGTCGACGCCGTCCTGCGCAAGTCCACTCCAGGCCTCTGGCTTCAAGACTCTGGCCTGGTGTGGTCTGAAGCGCAGCTGACTTGGATGGACGCGAAGGTTCACGGTGTGCCCGTCACGCCCCGTCGAGGTCTCGCGGTCGAGATCAACGCGCTGTGGATCCACCTCCTCGACTTGGTGGTGCGCCTCAGCGACGAGCCGAACCCGCGCCTGGCTGAGCTAGTGGCATTGCGCGATCGCGCGCAGGCGACCTTCGCGCCCACGTTCTGGCTACCGGAGCTCGGTTACCTCGCGGATGTAGTCGAGCTGCATGATCAAGGCAGCACCCAAGACGTATCGCTTCGCCCGAACCAGCTGCTCGCGGTGTCGCTCGAGGGTCCCGCCCTGGTGAGTGACGAACAAGCTCGCTCGCTCGTCGCCCAGGTGCGCGAACACCTCGTCACGCCGTTCGGGCTCCGCACGTTGGCGCCTGAGAGCGCCGCCTACTGCCCACACTACGCTGGCCCTCAAGAAGAACGAGACGGCGCCTACCATCAGGGCACCGTGTGGCCGTGGCTCGTCGGGCACTTCGTCGCAGCAGCCTTGAAGAGCGCAGCAGAGCCTTCCGTCGTGGCCGCGGAGCTGAGTCAGACTTTCGCTCCGCTGATCGACAAGCATCTAAGCGAGTACGGCGTCGGAAGCATCGCGGAGATCTTCGACGGCTCAGCGCCGCACTCGCCGAATGGCTGCATTGCCCAAGCCTGGAGCGTTGGTGAGCTCATCCGAGCGCACGTCTGGCTTTCACGCAGCCTTCACCCTCACCCCCAAAATCAATCGCAATCCCATCGCAATCAACAAGGAGCGACAGCTGAGGCTGGTTGA